GGTGCGGATCGCTACATCGCTCTCAAGGAGATGAGATTTTCCGCCGCTTTGAAATGATTACCGAGGTAGCGTATTCAGGCACGGCCCTTCACGGACTTCACCGCCGGCGACATGTCGGCGGTCACGTAAACGGTCTGGCCGTTCGAGGTCATCCGCGTCAAGACATCACCGCTCGACATGTCAACGACCACTATCTAGAGAATGGCAGAGGAGAGATGGACCTGAACGATCTCGCATGGCGGAAATCGAGCCTCAGCGGCAGCAACGGCGGCGACTGCGTCGAGGTCGCCTCGCTCGAGAACGCCTCCTACAGGCCGGTGCACAAGCAGGACGCCACCCATGCCGTCCGTGACAGCAAGGATCCATCCGGCCCCATCCTCTACTTCGACCTCGTCGAATGGAAAGCCTTCATCAATCGCGTGAAAACATCCGAATTCCACCTCACGCCGCTCACCATTCCCTGACATTCGATCTCCCCGGGAGAGCGAGGTTCTCAGGTTCACGATCCCGTGTTCCGCAGCCGGATGGACGCCCGGCCCTTGCCCGCGACCCGATGGTCGAGTTCGGCGTCTCCGAAATACTCCTTGCCCGGGGTGAGCGCCTTGCCGTACATCTCGGAGAGTGTCACGAACGTGTAACCGGCGGCGGTGAGCCGCTCCAGCACCTTGGGGGCCGCCTGGACGGTGGTGGGGTGGATGTCGTGCATGAGCACGACGGCCCCCCGGGCGGCACCGATCGCGCGCTGGGTGACGACCAGGCTGTCGCGGTCGCGCCAGTCCATGGTGTCAAGGCTCCACAGGATCTGGGCGAGCCCCTTACTGCGGGCCACGGCGGAGACCCGCTGGTTGGTCGCCCCGTACGGCGGGCGCATGAGGGTCATCCAGCGTCCGGTCGCGTAGTGGACGATCTGCTGGGTGCGGCTCAGCTCACCCTTGATGCCGGCCTCCGACAGCGCGGTGAGCTGGGCGTGGCTCCAGGTGTGGTTGCCTATCTCGTGCCCCTCGCTCACCATCCGGCGGAGGTTGTGCGGACCGTCCGCCGCCACCATCTGGCCGACCACGAAGAAGGTCGCCTTGGCGTGATACTCGGCGAGGATGT
Above is a genomic segment from Streptosporangium album containing:
- a CDS encoding DUF397 domain-containing protein, giving the protein MDLNDLAWRKSSLSGSNGGDCVEVASLENASYRPVHKQDATHAVRDSKDPSGPILYFDLVEWKAFINRVKTSEFHLTPLTIP
- a CDS encoding polysaccharide deacetylase family protein; this encodes MRSQDVPMAVPARTPPHVDPKALAAKLAAIQPQWPKSRYPVAPAERHIDCKRVKCVALTYDDGPGEYTGHLLDILAEYHAKATFFVVGQMVAADGPHNLRRMVSEGHEIGNHTWSHAQLTALSEAGIKGELSRTQQIVHYATGRWMTLMRPPYGATNQRVSAVARSKGLAQILWSLDTMDWRDRDSLVVTQRAIGAARGAVVLMHDIHPTTVQAAPKVLERLTAAGYTFVTLSEMYGKALTPGKEYFGDAELDHRVAGKGRASIRLRNTGS